In Corvus moneduloides isolate bCorMon1 chromosome 31, bCorMon1.pri, whole genome shotgun sequence, one DNA window encodes the following:
- the LOC116436903 gene encoding class I histocompatibility antigen, F10 alpha chain-like isoform X2 produces MAPAPALGVLLGLLGALGRVKKVLHSLRYLHVAVSEPGPGVPQFVSVGFLDGIPFWRYDSERGRMEPQTPWMEEGPEPGYWDGQTEICKGNQHTDAIDLETLRARYNQSGGLHTLQYIYGCDLLSDGSVHGSFRYGYDGRDFLSFEPGSQSFVVADGTAQVTRRLRNSDGFTVERQKNYLKHICPEELRKYVRYGRQALEHKDLIPIPFLWNSMDASHRYPIPEPPDVHVSGKEEFGTLILSCHVYGFYPRPIAVSWMKGDEIRDQETEWGGVVPNSDGTFHTWARIEARPEEWEQYRCRVEHSGMPEPGIFTWEPESGRNLTLVVAVFVIAAIVILIPLVGFIVWKLQSGRRQNHGYSPPAGKDMGTNGSSADNSLRTIFC; encoded by the exons TTCTCCACTCCCTGCGGTACCTGCACGTGGCGGTGTcggagcccggcccgggggtCCCCCAGTTCGTGTCCGTGGGGTTCCTGGATGGGATCCCCTTCTGGCGTTACGACAGCGAGCGGGGCCGGATGGAGCCGCAGACGCCGTGGATGGAGGAGGGACCTGAGCCGGGATATTGGGATGGCCAGACTGAGATCTGCAAGGGGAACCAGCACACCGATGCCATTGACCTGGAGACGCTGCGGGCCCGGTACAACCAGAGCGGGG GTCTCCACACACTGCAGTACATTTATGGCTGTGACCTCCTGTCCGATGGGAGCGTCCATGGATCCTTTCGGTATGGCTACGACGGGCGGGATTTCCTCTCCTTCGAGCCGGGATCCCAGAGCTTCGTGGTGGCCGATGGCACTGCCCAGGTCACCAGGAGGCTCCGGAATAGTGACGGGTTCACGGTGGAGCGACAGAAGAATTACCTGAAGCACATCTGCCCAGAAGAGCTCCGAAAATATGTCAGATATGGGCGGCAGGCGCTGGAACACAAAG ATCTCATCCCCATCCCGTTCCTGTGGAATTCCATGGATGCATCTCACCGTTACCCCATTCCAGAACCCCCTGATGTCCATGTGTCCGGAAAAGAGGAATTCGGGACGCTGATCTTGTCCTGCCACGTGTACGGATTCTACCCCAGGCCCATCGCGGTCAGCTGGATGAAGGGGGATGAAATCCGGGATCAGGAGACGGAGTGGGGCGGGGTCGTTCCCAACAGCGACGGCACCTTCCACACCTGGGCCAGGATCGAGGCGCGGCCGGAGGAGTGGGAGCAGTACCGGTGCCGGGTGGAGCATTCCGGAATGCCGGAGCCCGGGATCTTCACCTGGG AGCCGGAATCTGGCAGGAATCTCACCCTGGTGGTTGCTGTGTTCGTCATTGCTGCCATTGTCATCCTCATTCCCCTTGTCGGATTCATCGTCTGGAAGCTCCAATCCG GGAGGAGGCAGAACCATGGATACAGCCCGCCAGCCG gaaaagacATGG gAACCAACGGCTCATCTGCAG ataactccctccggaccatcttctgttaa
- the LOC116436903 gene encoding class I histocompatibility antigen, F10 alpha chain-like isoform X1 — protein MAPAPDLGVLLGLLGLLGAPGGATKVLHSLRYLHVAVSEPGPGVPQFVSVGFLDGIPFWRYDSERGRMEPQTPWMEEGPEPGYWDGQTEICKGNQHTDAIDLETLRARYNQSGGLHTLQYIYGCDLLSDGSVHGSFRYGYDGRDFLSFEPGSQSFVVADGTAQVTRRLRNSDGFTVERQKNYLKHICPEELRKYVRYGRQALEHKDLIPIPFLWNSMDASHRYPIPEPPDVHVSGKEEFGTLILSCHVYGFYPRPIAVSWMKGDEIRDQETEWGGVVPNSDGTFHTWARIEARPEEWEQYRCRVEHSGMPEPGIFTWEPESGRNLTLVVAVFVIAAIVILIPLVGFIVWKLQSGRRQNHGYSPPAGKDMGTNGSSADNSLRTIFC, from the exons TTCTCCACTCCCTGCGGTACCTGCACGTGGCGGTGTcggagcccggcccgggggtCCCCCAGTTCGTGTCCGTGGGGTTCCTGGATGGGATCCCCTTCTGGCGTTACGACAGCGAGCGGGGCCGGATGGAGCCGCAGACGCCGTGGATGGAGGAGGGACCTGAGCCGGGATATTGGGATGGCCAGACTGAGATCTGCAAGGGGAACCAGCACACCGATGCCATTGACCTGGAGACGCTGCGGGCCCGGTACAACCAGAGCGGGG GTCTCCACACACTGCAGTACATTTATGGCTGTGACCTCCTGTCCGATGGGAGCGTCCATGGATCCTTTCGGTATGGCTACGACGGGCGGGATTTCCTCTCCTTCGAGCCGGGATCCCAGAGCTTCGTGGTGGCCGATGGCACTGCCCAGGTCACCAGGAGGCTCCGGAATAGTGACGGGTTCACGGTGGAGCGACAGAAGAATTACCTGAAGCACATCTGCCCAGAAGAGCTCCGAAAATATGTCAGATATGGGCGGCAGGCGCTGGAACACAAAG ATCTCATCCCCATCCCGTTCCTGTGGAATTCCATGGATGCATCTCACCGTTACCCCATTCCAGAACCCCCTGATGTCCATGTGTCCGGAAAAGAGGAATTCGGGACGCTGATCTTGTCCTGCCACGTGTACGGATTCTACCCCAGGCCCATCGCGGTCAGCTGGATGAAGGGGGATGAAATCCGGGATCAGGAGACGGAGTGGGGCGGGGTCGTTCCCAACAGCGACGGCACCTTCCACACCTGGGCCAGGATCGAGGCGCGGCCGGAGGAGTGGGAGCAGTACCGGTGCCGGGTGGAGCATTCCGGAATGCCGGAGCCCGGGATCTTCACCTGGG AGCCGGAATCTGGCAGGAATCTCACCCTGGTGGTTGCTGTGTTCGTCATTGCTGCCATTGTCATCCTCATTCCCCTTGTCGGATTCATCGTCTGGAAGCTCCAATCCG GGAGGAGGCAGAACCATGGATACAGCCCGCCAGCCG gaaaagacATGG gAACCAACGGCTCATCTGCAG ataactccctccggaccatcttctgttaa
- the LOC116436903 gene encoding class I histocompatibility antigen, F10 alpha chain-like isoform X3, whose amino-acid sequence MAPAPDLGVLLGLLGLLGAPGGATKVLHSLRYLHVAVSEPGPGVPQFVSVGFLDGIPFWRYDSERGRMEPQTPWMEEGPEPGYWDGQTEICKGNQHTDAIDLETLRARYNQSGGLHTLQYIYGCDLLSDGSVHGSFRYGYDGRDFLSFEPGSQSFVVADGTAQVTRRLRNSDGFTVERQKNYLKHICPEELRKYVRYGRQALEHKEPPDVHVSGKEEFGTLILSCHVYGFYPRPIAVSWMKGDEIRDQETEWGGVVPNSDGTFHTWARIEARPEEWEQYRCRVEHSGMPEPGIFTWEPESGRNLTLVVAVFVIAAIVILIPLVGFIVWKLQSGRRQNHGYSPPAGKDMGTNGSSADNSLRTIFC is encoded by the exons TTCTCCACTCCCTGCGGTACCTGCACGTGGCGGTGTcggagcccggcccgggggtCCCCCAGTTCGTGTCCGTGGGGTTCCTGGATGGGATCCCCTTCTGGCGTTACGACAGCGAGCGGGGCCGGATGGAGCCGCAGACGCCGTGGATGGAGGAGGGACCTGAGCCGGGATATTGGGATGGCCAGACTGAGATCTGCAAGGGGAACCAGCACACCGATGCCATTGACCTGGAGACGCTGCGGGCCCGGTACAACCAGAGCGGGG GTCTCCACACACTGCAGTACATTTATGGCTGTGACCTCCTGTCCGATGGGAGCGTCCATGGATCCTTTCGGTATGGCTACGACGGGCGGGATTTCCTCTCCTTCGAGCCGGGATCCCAGAGCTTCGTGGTGGCCGATGGCACTGCCCAGGTCACCAGGAGGCTCCGGAATAGTGACGGGTTCACGGTGGAGCGACAGAAGAATTACCTGAAGCACATCTGCCCAGAAGAGCTCCGAAAATATGTCAGATATGGGCGGCAGGCGCTGGAACACAAAG AACCCCCTGATGTCCATGTGTCCGGAAAAGAGGAATTCGGGACGCTGATCTTGTCCTGCCACGTGTACGGATTCTACCCCAGGCCCATCGCGGTCAGCTGGATGAAGGGGGATGAAATCCGGGATCAGGAGACGGAGTGGGGCGGGGTCGTTCCCAACAGCGACGGCACCTTCCACACCTGGGCCAGGATCGAGGCGCGGCCGGAGGAGTGGGAGCAGTACCGGTGCCGGGTGGAGCATTCCGGAATGCCGGAGCCCGGGATCTTCACCTGGG AGCCGGAATCTGGCAGGAATCTCACCCTGGTGGTTGCTGTGTTCGTCATTGCTGCCATTGTCATCCTCATTCCCCTTGTCGGATTCATCGTCTGGAAGCTCCAATCCG GGAGGAGGCAGAACCATGGATACAGCCCGCCAGCCG gaaaagacATGG gAACCAACGGCTCATCTGCAG ataactccctccggaccatcttctgttaa